In the genome of Myroides phaeus, one region contains:
- the rpsD gene encoding 30S ribosomal protein S4, producing the protein MARYTGPQTKIARKFGEAIFGDDKSFEKRNYPPGQHGLAKKRGKKSEYAVQLMEKQKAKYTYGILEKQFSNLFKKASAARGVTGEVLIQLCESRLDNVVYRMGIAPSRRAARQIVSHRHITVNGELVNIPSYQLKPGDKVAVRAKSKSLETIERSLSNSSAVYEWITWNPETLEGTFVSVPQRLQVPENIKEQLIVELYNK; encoded by the coding sequence ATGGCAAGATATACTGGTCCACAAACGAAAATCGCTCGTAAGTTCGGTGAAGCAATTTTTGGTGATGATAAATCATTCGAAAAAAGAAATTACCCTCCAGGGCAACACGGATTAGCAAAAAAGAGAGGTAAAAAATCTGAGTACGCTGTCCAATTGATGGAGAAACAAAAAGCTAAATATACTTATGGTATTTTAGAAAAACAATTCAGTAATTTATTCAAAAAAGCATCTGCTGCTCGTGGAGTAACAGGTGAAGTTTTGATCCAATTATGTGAGTCAAGATTAGATAACGTTGTTTACAGAATGGGTATCGCTCCTTCTCGTAGAGCTGCACGTCAAATCGTTTCTCACAGACATATTACTGTAAATGGAGAATTGGTTAACATTCCTTCATACCAATTAAAACCTGGTGATAAAGTAGCTGTTCGTGCTAAATCAAAATCTTTAGAAACAATCGAACGTTCATTATCTAATTCTAGTGCTGTTTATGAATGGATTACTTGGAATCCTGAAACTTTAGAAGGTACTTTCGTTTCTGTACCTCAAAGACTTCAAGTTCCTGAAAACATCAAAGAACAGTTAATCGTAGAGTTGTACAACAAATAA
- the rpsK gene encoding 30S ribosomal protein S11 — translation MAKANTKKRKVLVEATGEAHINATFNNIIISLTNKKGEVISWSSAGKMGFRGSKKNTPYAAQMAAEDCGKVALEAGLKKVKVYVKGPGNGRESAIRSLHNNGIEVTEIIDITPMPHNGCRPPKRRRV, via the coding sequence ATGGCTAAAGCGAATACAAAAAAACGTAAAGTACTTGTTGAAGCAACAGGTGAAGCTCATATTAATGCGACATTTAACAATATCATCATTTCATTGACTAATAAAAAAGGTGAAGTGATTTCTTGGTCATCAGCAGGTAAAATGGGATTCAGAGGTTCTAAAAAGAACACACCTTACGCTGCTCAAATGGCTGCAGAAGATTGCGGTAAAGTTGCACTTGAGGCAGGATTGAAAAAAGTAAAAGTTTATGTTAAAGGACCAGGTAACGGAAGAGAATCTGCTATCAGATCTTTACATAACAACGGAATTGAAGTAACAGAGATTATCGATATTACTCCAATGCCACACAACGGATGTCGTCCTCCGAAAAGAAGAAGAGTTTAA
- the rpsM gene encoding 30S ribosomal protein S13 encodes MARIAGVDIPKHKRGVIALTYIFGIGSSRAKEILGRAQVSEDKKVQEWNDDEIGAIREAVSHFTIEGELRSEISLNIKRLMDIGCYRGIRHRVGLPLRGQRTKNNSRTRKGKRKTVANKKKATK; translated from the coding sequence ATGGCAAGAATCGCAGGGGTAGACATACCTAAACACAAAAGAGGAGTTATTGCTTTAACTTATATTTTCGGAATTGGTTCAAGCAGAGCTAAAGAAATTCTTGGAAGAGCGCAAGTTAGCGAAGATAAAAAAGTTCAAGAATGGAATGATGACGAGATCGGAGCTATTCGTGAAGCCGTTTCTCATTTCACTATTGAAGGTGAATTACGTTCTGAAATTTCATTAAATATCAAACGTTTAATGGATATTGGATGCTACAGAGGTATCCGTCATAGAGTTGGTCTTCCTTTAAGAGGACAAAGAACTAAAAACAACTCTAGAACAAGAAAAGGTAAAAGAAAAACTGTTGCTAACAAGAAAAAAGCAACTAAATAA
- the ykgO gene encoding type B 50S ribosomal protein L36, with translation MKVRASVKKRSAECIIVRRKGRLYVINKKNPRFKQRQG, from the coding sequence ATGAAAGTAAGAGCATCAGTTAAAAAAAGAAGTGCCGAGTGCATTATAGTACGTAGAAAAGGTAGACTTTACGTTATTAATAAAAAGAATCCTAGATTTAAACAAAGACAAGGATAA
- the infA gene encoding translation initiation factor IF-1, with the protein MAKQSAIEQDGSIIEALSNAMFRVELENGHIVIAHISGKMRMHYIKLLPGDRVKLEMSPYDLTKARITYRY; encoded by the coding sequence ATGGCAAAACAATCAGCAATAGAACAAGACGGTTCAATCATTGAAGCATTATCAAATGCAATGTTCCGTGTGGAATTAGAAAATGGACATATAGTAATCGCTCATATATCTGGAAAAATGCGTATGCACTACATTAAGTTGTTACCAGGTGACCGAGTTAAATTGGAAATGAGCCCTTACGATTTGACCAAAGCAAGAATTACTTATAGATATTAA
- the secY gene encoding preprotein translocase subunit SecY, with protein sequence MKKFFETLASIWKIEELKNKILITLGLLLVYRFGTQVTLPGIDATKLQALTEQTDQGIGWLINVFTGGAFSQASVFALGIMPYISASIVVQLMGIAVPYLQKLQNDGESGRKKMNQITRWLTIGITLLQGPSYIYNLYVQLPSDAFLLGFNSFSFLFSSVIILVTGTIFAMWLGEKITDKGIGNGISLLIMVGIIARLPMSFIQEFQSRITDNNGGPMLVVIEVILWLLIIVACIYLTLAVRRIPVQYARRSASGTYDQSMLGGNRQWIPLKLNASGVMPIIFAQAIMFVPAAVAGLSTSDTAKSISSTFHNVFGWQYNLLFALLIIIFTYFYTAITVPTNKMADDLKRSGGFIPGVKPGSDTADYLDRIMSLITFPGSLYLALIAIFPAIVVSLLGVQQGWAMFYGGTSLLIMVSVVIDTIQQVNSYLLNKQYDGMMTSGKNRKAIA encoded by the coding sequence TTGATAACATTGGGATTATTACTTGTGTACCGTTTTGGTACACAAGTAACCCTTCCAGGTATTGACGCAACGAAATTGCAAGCTTTAACAGAGCAAACTGACCAAGGTATTGGTTGGTTGATTAATGTTTTTACAGGTGGTGCATTTTCGCAAGCATCTGTATTTGCATTAGGTATTATGCCTTATATTTCTGCTTCCATTGTTGTTCAGTTGATGGGAATCGCGGTTCCTTATCTTCAGAAACTCCAAAATGATGGGGAAAGCGGTAGAAAGAAAATGAACCAGATAACAAGATGGTTAACTATTGGTATTACTTTATTACAAGGACCTAGCTATATCTATAACTTGTATGTCCAACTACCATCAGATGCATTTTTGTTAGGTTTCAATTCTTTCTCATTCTTGTTTTCTTCAGTAATTATACTAGTTACCGGAACTATTTTTGCAATGTGGTTAGGTGAGAAAATTACTGATAAAGGTATTGGAAATGGTATTTCATTATTGATTATGGTTGGTATTATTGCAAGACTTCCAATGTCTTTCATCCAAGAATTCCAATCAAGAATCACTGATAATAATGGAGGACCAATGTTGGTGGTTATAGAAGTAATTTTATGGTTGTTAATCATTGTTGCTTGTATCTATTTAACTCTTGCAGTGAGACGTATACCGGTTCAATATGCAAGAAGAAGTGCTTCGGGGACTTATGATCAATCTATGTTAGGCGGTAATCGTCAGTGGATCCCTTTAAAGCTAAATGCTTCAGGAGTAATGCCGATCATTTTTGCTCAAGCAATTATGTTCGTGCCAGCTGCAGTAGCTGGTTTATCTACTTCTGATACTGCTAAATCAATCAGTTCTACATTCCATAATGTGTTCGGATGGCAGTATAATTTACTTTTTGCTTTATTAATCATAATTTTTACGTACTTTTACACCGCAATTACAGTACCTACTAATAAAATGGCAGACGATCTTAAGAGAAGTGGTGGATTTATCCCAGGTGTTAAGCCTGGATCTGACACTGCTGATTACTTAGATAGAATTATGTCGTTAATTACATTCCCAGGGTCTCTTTATCTGGCTTTGATAGCAATTTTTCCTGCTATTGTAGTTAGTTTATTAGGAGTTCAACAAGGTTGGGCAATGTTTTACGGTGGAACGTCGTTATTGATTATGGTTAGTGTTGTAATCGATACAATACAACAAGTTAATTCATACTTGCTGAATAAACAGTATGATGGTATGATGACGAGTGGTAAAAATAGGAAAGCAATAGCTTAA